In Rhodothermales bacterium, the genomic window CGCCCTCGCGGATCGTCTCGCCGAGCTGGCGGGCGCGGAGGAAGCGGATGATCTTCTTCCCCGCGAAGAGCGCGATCGCGAGGGCCGTCACCGCCGCGAGCGACGCGCGGACGGTGATGAAGTTGAAGACCTGAAAGCCGGGCGGCTCGTAGGTGACTTCCAGCCACTGAAGAAGGTGATAGAGCATGGGTCGGGGGATCGGGGGTGCGGAGGCGGCGGGCGGAGGATACCGGTGTTAGCCGCCGCCACTGGCGCGGTCGCGGAATCTTTGCCGGACGTGCTCGCGGTCGTCGAAGTCGCGCTTCTCGGTGCCGACGATCTGATAGGTCTCGTGCCCCTTCCCGGCGATCACGATCACGTCGCCCGGCGCGGCCCCGTCGACGGCGCAGCGGATGGCTTCGGCGCGGTCGGGGACGACGGCGGCGGCCTCGGGCGCGGTCATGCCTTCGCGGATCTCGGCGAGGATGGCATCGGGGTCTTCGGTGCGCGGGTTGTCGTTCGTGAGGATCACGCGGTCGGCGAGGGCCTCGGCGATGCGGCCCATGACGGGGCGCTTGGCGCGGTCGCGGTCGCCGCCGCAGCCGACGACGCAGGTGAGCGCGGCGCCGTCGGGCATCATGTCGCGCACGGTGCGGAGCACGTTCTCGAGCGCGTCCGGCGTGTGGGCGTAGTCCACGACGGCGACGGTGCCGTCGTCGGCCCTCGTCGTTTCGAGGCGGCCAGGCGGCGGCGCGGCCTCGGCAAGCGCGTCGAGCACGGCCGCTTTCTCGTAGCCGAGCGCGCGGCCCACGGCGTAGGCGGCGGCGAGGTTGTAGGCGTTGAACGCGCCGGCGACCCGGAAGCGTCGGACCTCGCCGTCGAGCCGGAGGCGGAGCCCGTCGGGCGCGTTCGCTTCGATCTCAAATGGAATGTCGGCGGCGGGACCGGGACCCGAAGCTCCGTAGGTCACGGTCCGCGCCGCCGACCCCTCCACCATCGCCCGCCAGGCCGCGTCGTCCCGGTTGACGATAGCTACGGCGTCTCCGTCGAGGCCGGCGAACAGGGATGCTTTCGCGTCGCGGTAGGCCTCGGCCGAGCCGTGGTAATCGAGGTGGTCGTGGGTGAGGTTCGTGAAGACGGCGGCGGCGAAGCGCTGGCCCCGCACGCGCTGCTGGACGAGCGCGTGGCTCGACACCTCCATCGCGCACGCGGTGCAGCCGTCGCCCGCCATCTCGCGGAGGAGCGCGTTGAGCGCGAGCGCGTCCGGCGTCGTGTGCGTCGCCGGGCGGCGCTCTTCGCCGATGCGGACCTCGACGGTGCCGAGCAGCCCGGCCTTCGCGCCGAGCGTCGTCAGCATGTCGTGGAGCAGGTACGCCGTCGTCGTCTTGCCATTCGTCCCCGTCACCCCGACGAGCTTCAGCTCGTGGCTGGGGTGATCGAAGTAGAAGCCCGCCATCTCGGCGAGGGCCGCCCGCGCGTCCGTGACGGTCACGAGGGCAGCCCCGCCGGGGGGGGGTGTTTCGGGAGGCGACGTGCAGACCACCGCCGTCGCCCCGTGTTGCACAGCCTTGTCAATGAACAGGTGCCCGTCGGCCTGCCCGCCGGCAATCGCGACGAAGCAGGTTCCGGGCTCGACGGCGCGGCTATCGTGCGCCAGGCCGTCGATCGTGATGTCAAGATTTCCCGTGGCCGTCACGAGCAGCCCCGC contains:
- a CDS encoding UDP-N-acetylmuramoyl-L-alanyl-D-glutamate--2,6-diaminopimelate ligase → MRRREPLPLRRLLAPLREAGLLVTATGNLDITIDGLAHDSRAVEPGTCFVAIAGGQADGHLFIDKAVQHGATAVVCTSPPETPPPGGAALVTVTDARAALAEMAGFYFDHPSHELKLVGVTGTNGKTTTAYLLHDMLTTLGAKAGLLGTVEVRIGEERRPATHTTPDALALNALLREMAGDGCTACAMEVSSHALVQQRVRGQRFAAAVFTNLTHDHLDYHGSAEAYRDAKASLFAGLDGDAVAIVNRDDAAWRAMVEGSAARTVTYGASGPGPAADIPFEIEANAPDGLRLRLDGEVRRFRVAGAFNAYNLAAAYAVGRALGYEKAAVLDALAEAAPPPGRLETTRADDGTVAVVDYAHTPDALENVLRTVRDMMPDGAALTCVVGCGGDRDRAKRPVMGRIAEALADRVILTNDNPRTEDPDAILAEIREGMTAPEAAAVVPDRAEAIRCAVDGAAPGDVIVIAGKGHETYQIVGTEKRDFDDREHVRQRFRDRASGGG